The Flaviramulus sp. BrNp1-15 genome has a window encoding:
- a CDS encoding type IX secretion system membrane protein PorP/SprF, translating to MIQKSSLIKGLALIVITMLFSVEIKAQQDPQYTQYMYNTMSVNAAYAGQRDVLSATALYRTQWVGLDGAPKTLSFGIHSPLRNERIGLGLNIVSDQLGPSEETSIDANLSYTIPVNELKDLELSFGLKGGLHILDLDWSKGRFQNPDRLFNNNVNLISPTLGAAMYLHSDRWYLGGSIPNIITTEHYDDFQESIATERLHYFLIGGYVFDLNANTKLKPAFLVKGVSGAPLIADVSLNALFNEKLTLGLAYRWDDSVSGLIGFQMSDVLRIGYAYDLTTTGLNNYNSGSHEIMLTFELRSAGKLLSPRFF from the coding sequence ATGATACAAAAATCATCATTAATAAAAGGTTTAGCTTTAATAGTAATTACTATGCTATTTAGTGTAGAAATTAAAGCACAACAAGACCCGCAGTATACTCAATATATGTATAACACAATGAGTGTAAATGCTGCTTACGCAGGACAACGAGATGTATTAAGTGCAACAGCTTTATACAGAACACAATGGGTAGGATTAGATGGAGCTCCTAAAACACTTAGTTTTGGAATTCATTCTCCATTACGAAATGAGAGAATTGGTTTAGGGTTAAATATTGTTAGCGATCAATTAGGGCCATCAGAAGAAACAAGTATAGATGCAAATTTATCTTACACCATACCAGTTAATGAACTTAAAGACTTAGAACTTTCATTTGGACTAAAGGGAGGACTACATATTCTTGATTTGGATTGGAGTAAAGGGCGTTTTCAAAATCCAGATAGATTATTTAACAACAATGTTAATTTAATATCTCCTACACTTGGTGCAGCAATGTATTTGCATTCAGATAGATGGTATTTAGGAGGGTCAATCCCAAATATTATTACAACAGAGCATTATGATGATTTTCAAGAATCAATAGCTACAGAGCGATTACACTATTTTTTAATTGGTGGTTATGTATTTGATTTAAATGCAAATACTAAACTTAAACCTGCATTTTTAGTAAAAGGAGTTTCAGGAGCACCATTAATTGCAGATGTTTCTTTAAACGCACTGTTTAACGAAAAACTTACTTTAGGTTTAGCCTACAGGTGGGATGATTCTGTAAGTGGTTTAATTGGTTTTCAAATGAGTGATGTGTTGAGAATTGGTTATGCCTACGATTTAACCACTACGGGTTTAAACAACTACAACAGTGGTTCGCATGAAATTATGTTAACTTTTGAGTTAAGATCTGCCGGAAAATTACTATCACCAAGATTCTTTTAA